A genomic region of Luteibacter aegosomatissinici contains the following coding sequences:
- a CDS encoding PilT/PilU family type 4a pilus ATPase has translation MSEFDFTSFLKLMVHKQASDLFITAGVAPSMKVQGRIVPITQSPLSAQQSRDMVLNVMTPAQREEFEKTHECQFAISASGVGRFRVSCFYQRNCVGMVLRRIESKIPTPEELNLPPIIKQLAMTKRGIIIFVGGTGTGKSTSLASMIGYRNQNSTGHIITIEDPIEYVHRHEGCIITQRELGIDTDNWENALKNTLRQAPDVIMIGEVRTRETMEHAINFSETGHLCLCTLHANNANQALDRILHFFPEDRRSALFMDLSLNLKGIVAQQLIPTPDGKARRVAIEVLLGTPLAQDYIRQGEIHKLKELMRDSNQLGMRTFDQSLVELYHAGEISYEDALRHADSSNEVRLRIKLAQGGDAHTLSQGLEGVEIDKANDKNTFGGMLHR, from the coding sequence TGCAGGGCCGTATCGTGCCCATCACGCAAAGCCCCCTCTCCGCGCAGCAATCGCGCGACATGGTGCTAAACGTGATGACGCCGGCCCAGCGCGAGGAATTTGAAAAAACCCACGAGTGCCAGTTCGCGATCAGCGCCTCGGGCGTCGGCCGCTTCCGTGTCTCGTGCTTTTACCAGCGCAACTGCGTGGGCATGGTCCTGCGCCGTATCGAATCAAAGATTCCCACGCCGGAAGAGCTGAACCTGCCGCCGATCATCAAGCAGCTGGCGATGACCAAGCGCGGCATCATCATCTTCGTGGGTGGTACCGGTACCGGTAAATCCACGTCGCTCGCCTCGATGATCGGCTACCGCAACCAGAATTCCACGGGTCACATCATCACGATCGAGGACCCGATCGAATACGTGCATCGCCATGAAGGCTGCATCATCACCCAGCGCGAGCTCGGTATCGATACCGATAACTGGGAAAACGCGCTGAAGAACACGCTGCGCCAGGCGCCAGATGTCATCATGATCGGCGAAGTGCGTACGCGTGAGACGATGGAGCACGCCATCAACTTTTCGGAAACGGGCCACCTGTGCCTTTGCACGCTGCATGCGAACAATGCCAACCAGGCGCTGGACCGCATCCTGCACTTCTTCCCGGAAGACCGTCGCAGCGCGCTGTTCATGGATCTGTCCCTGAACCTGAAGGGCATCGTGGCGCAGCAGCTCATTCCCACGCCCGACGGTAAGGCACGTCGCGTGGCGATCGAAGTGCTGCTGGGTACGCCGCTCGCGCAGGACTACATCCGTCAGGGCGAGATCCACAAGCTCAAGGAGCTCATGCGCGATTCCAACCAGCTTGGCATGCGCACGTTCGACCAGAGCCTGGTGGAGCTCTACCACGCGGGCGAAATCTCGTACGAAGATGCCCTGCGCCATGCCGACAGCTCCAACGAAGTGCGCCTGCGCATCAAGCTGGCCCAGGGCGGCGACGCCCACACGCTGTCGCAGGGCCTGGAAGGCGTTGAGATCGACAAGGCCAACGACAAGAACACGTTCGGCGGCATGCTGCACCGCTAG
- a CDS encoding BON domain-containing protein — protein MMNANIRKALFAAALVAGLGTVPFASAYAQDSAAAASKGDNQTVAGKADDTWITTKVKSEFAANKSVSATDISVSTTEGVVTLTGSVATAKEKSHAEAIAKKIKGVKSVDASGLTVSAAAK, from the coding sequence ATGATGAACGCCAACATTCGCAAGGCCCTGTTCGCTGCCGCCCTCGTTGCCGGTCTCGGCACGGTCCCGTTTGCCTCGGCGTATGCCCAGGACTCCGCTGCGGCCGCCTCCAAGGGCGATAACCAGACGGTAGCCGGCAAGGCTGACGATACGTGGATTACCACCAAGGTGAAGAGCGAGTTCGCCGCCAACAAGAGTGTGAGTGCCACCGATATTTCGGTTAGCACCACGGAAGGCGTTGTGACCCTCACCGGCTCGGTCGCCACGGCAAAGGAAAAGAGCCACGCTGAAGCGATCGCCAAGAAGATCAAGGGCGTGAAGAGCGTGGATGCCAGCGGCCTCACGGTTTCGGCAGCCGCCAAGTAA